The Plodia interpunctella isolate USDA-ARS_2022_Savannah chromosome 22, ilPloInte3.2, whole genome shotgun sequence genome includes the window TACATTTCTAGTTTTTGCcgataatacatataatgattAATGTTGCGGTTTCTATTGCCGTCAACTTCCCGGATTAtgaggtacctacttatatatatgattACAATCCACCCTgtgatacaataaatatttaatcatcAAAGGTGTTATCTGAAAAACCAACTAATGATTATCCTCTGTTCCCCAGTGTAGTCGATTGTGAACCCGAAATAATTGCATTTCTGTCAAATGGCGAAAAAAGCTCCGAATGGaatttaatataggtactactataatattactaaagcTACTTCGGAATTACTGGatggatttgaatgaaacttttgtGTTCTATATGTTCTATATTAAGCAtaggcaacatatagggtataaattattttgaaaactgaaaCACTGGAAttatggtacagctaaactataggaaatataggaatgacgccttaacaaaagtggTTCAGCCTGAAGAGCATTTTGCTGTTGAGGTATGAATGCCTGGAACACGTGATGCAAACCCATGATAGGACAACTAGTATAGGAAGTATTGAAATAACGACAACAAACAactgatggtacagctaaactataggaaatatgagtatagaaatgacgccctaataaaagttgttcagcttGATGAGCATTTCTTGTCGATGTATAAAATCCAAGATCTAGAAAACCTGAAGATGAGTTataatggtccagctaaactatagggaatatagtTTTACAGACTGATCAACAAGGTTGAGGGTAAAGCTTGTTGCTCAACATCCTTCAGACAAGTGCCGGTACGTAGGTAACAATTTCTTGAGATTGATATGACTCAGAACATCTGCAATGTCGCAGAATAGAAATATCTGCATACGAAATATAAAGTACCTTCGTAATTTCTCGAAGTAATACTATCCGATCCAGACCTAACAAACATTACACATAATCTGTGTGGATCAACATCCAAGCTTGAAGTAGAttctacaattaaaaaaaaaaacaaaattattaatagataaaataggtAAACCAATAGGTATACATTGTACCTAACTTCAAAACGGTTGGTTCAGTTCAAATAAGTTAACCTTATACAACACCTGTCGACTTTATCATCTGCCAATGGTCTCCCCTTTGTCCTAAGATTTTGTGAGTTTCCTTTCTATGGGTAcctaaattaaacatttacaaGTGTCTCTTCTTCGCccacaaagtaataaaaaacagtgaGTGGGCACTTTTAAAATCTTACTTACTTAAGTAAATACCTACTGatgtacacacacacacacacgttTACCTACACCTTTTTCAATGTAACGAtcattacctacttataaagAAGCAAGCAATTAGTTATACCATCGTTAATTATATACGACGACCGAAACAAAAAGTTATCTAACCTACTTACGTCCACTAAATGTGCAGAATACAAGagttgaacaaaatatttaaacgcGTTCCTTTGTTACACGTGCATGAAGCTAGACTATAGACAGCGCGGTGCCGAGGGCCCGTGCGCCTCACTATCTACTATATCTGTGTACAAAATTGATTGAACTCGTTGACCGACGACGTCCCAGCGTCCCCACGAGTTCAAGTAATAATTGAACCTActattctacttggggcaaaaatatttttttgtatgtatctatgtttgtaacgcggtAACTTTCGAACCGGTTGGttctttttgatgaaatttaaaaggtatgtatgaTATGCTAATAgaattttaagttcgtggggcatcaaaatcggttcagtagtttttgaaatattcacaattttataaaaatttattgagttcgcgaggtctaagttcgcggcgaaccaCTGTAGTAGGTCAATAATCCTCTAGTGGCAGGTATTCATATTCACGGCAGCAGTGCAGTGGTTGTTAGTTTCCCTAATACAAGACGACTACACGAAGACAACTCTGCTCACTAAAGATCACAGTGCAATGCAAACCGATGAATTACAATGATAGATAAGCAGCTTTCTCGCCTATTTTAACCGCAGACGCAAAAAAAAGGGGCGTtctaagtttgaccgctaagtgtgtttGTTGTACGTGGCACCATAGCTCAtaaacgggtgaaccgatttggatgctgtttattttatttgatagctaatttttatgcagtgGTAATCTTATCacagattttgatcaaacatatgtatgtttgatcaaaatctgttcagccgttcaaaagttgtagcgaaatgaatattgaaagtcgggggtttatTTGTGTAAGCTTTGCTTATGTGTCAGTTATATCTGACCGAGCGAACGAAGCGAAACATGTCAACTTGGggaaacaatacattttttgtatgtatgcatgtatgtatgtttgtaacgcgataactttcgaccatgtaggatctgtccatcgaatttttaagttcgtggggttcaaaattggttaagtcgtttttgaaatattcacgaaTTTGTAAAAACCCATCGAATCAGGAATCAGGTcaagttcgtggcgaacaactagttatattAAATGACTGTATTGATGTGTAACTCCAAAACTGGAACCTAGGTCGTAAGAGAGAGGTCAAGCAATCATTTGAATGTAACTATTTTACTCTAAGCATACTTGATTTGATGTTGTTCctataaactttaaattacttatataattagttGCCTTGTGTAGTGGAATATCGGGgattgaaataaatcaaataaaataaattgcgaATTTGCACTCGATTTGGGTAGATTGAGCTGTGGGTGACTGTACACATATTGTTCAACGTGCCGTGTGAAGGAGGCATCGAACACAACACGTGTCGTAATCATAATCAATGACTTACATTTCGGGTACATTACGTAATACGTAAGGCGTAGCTCTGCTCGAGGACAGAGGTCGCGTGCGGTGTAAATTAAAGTTCAACTCTATTgagataattttaacttatgaCTTCCTCAACGTTAGGACCAGCCCTGAAAAAGATATGGTTGAAAGTTCTTACCTAGTTTCAACATGGCCATCAatacgtataataaaacaatagaaaaataatctgtacattgaacaaatttacataaaataaaattaggtgttagtcatagtaacagagtaagaattaaaaaatctctTCGGatatactggacggatttgaatgaaactttttttgttatatagctattaagcctgggcaacataaagggtataaattattttgaaaactggaacacctgatggagacccatgatggtgcagctaaactatagggaatatagaaatgacgacttaacaaaaaattttcagtctgatgagcagtTTCTGTTGAGGTGTAAAAATcaaagatctggaacacctgaagaagcgtcataatagttcattaaactatagaaaacatacttttttagtCTGATTAGAGTCTTCTGTATGTATTAGAATCTTCTGTATCATTACATTTGTAtgattaaatttctctaatagttttgactccttaccaaaaattgttcggccacgcgaaagAAGTCGCGGGCGTCGGCTagtggttaataaaattactgtttGTACTGATGggattcaaatatttatttatttattaaccgTAGGCTACATGGCATCTGCTCCGCCATCACCACTAGATTTCTGAAATATGATGAGGAATTCAATCCTCCATGCAACCTACAATAATGTTGTCTACTCTTGGAtactactaaaataatttgcaaTCTTAGTTGTGTAAGTTATGGCTGTATTCACGATATCTAAGCTTGTATGttctataatatacatttacatacaaaacaaaatgtacattttaaatacatgaTCTCACAGTTATAAAATTCAGTTTATaatatcttactaatattgcATGGAGTGGAAGGTGAACAGGCCTTTCATTGTCTAGCCTAAGATATCtggaaaattatcaaaattcaaaCTATACATCAATGAGGAAGTAACTATTTATGAAAGTAATATCTATCATCACTCCTTAATCTataatcctaatcctaataCCTAAATTCaagtttttatacattttagtcTATCATTAGATGCATAGAAAACAGTGATGAGCACTGACTTCTGTTTTGGAAGTGATTCAAAACTAAATCCGTAAAAAAAGAATCAATATCAATTTGTTAGCTACTCAAAGTTGTAACAGCTCCATCTCCATCACACATCAGTCtcaacaattatataatactagctacAGGTTGTCAAAATGTTATCTCCGATTGTTCCCTCGCTGGTGCCCCCGGCCTCGCACATAGGtcttgtgtgtgtgtttattGTCTTGAGAGTTGGGTCCAAATCTATCTGATTTTGTGTTGTGCTGCGGGGTAGACAGCGGCTGTTGTTGTGGAGGTTGGTGACCGCGGGACGCATTGTGCGCGCCGTTAGAGCGGTCGGGCGGCGCGGCATTGAGCGCAGAGGGGGGCGGAGCCGGCTGCGGCTCGCTCATGTTCACCTGCTCGTTGAACAACATGCAGAACTCCCCCACTTTCTGAATGTCTCCCGATTTGCCCGAGTAGAGAGTGAGAGCATTGCGCCACAGCGACGCGTAACCCCGCGTCAGCCGCACGATGTCCCCGGGTAGGAGCAGGGCGCCGGGTTCGTCCCACACCGACAGGTTCACGCAGGCGGACGCATCCGCGACTCGCAGCGTGCGGACCTCTCGCGCCTCCTTAGTCAGTGTTGGCGGACCCACCTCCAAAACTATAAAAACGGCGTTGATGTTCTTCATGCCAGCTTTCAAATCTTTAATTTGAACGTGATCCGGTGCACTCATTTTGCGATATAAATATGATCAGGAAAAAGGACAACTTTCTATGTAATAAAACGCGTGATTCCTCGTCTGTTTTATTGGTGCAGAAAGCCCCGTAATTCTGCGaaaaataacacaagtcaCAAAAATATGGTACGGTAGGTACGTAGATACCTAGGTACCAGTATCATCATTTCCCATATAGTTAATTTACTCTTTGATCATCATTCTTCGTATACAACATCaaacaaaaatgacaaattggCAATGACAAGTCAAGCGTCAAACcaaaagtaacattttttttttttgtttcgtttatcGATGTGGAAAAGCAAAGGGATCTAAGCCCATACAGCCGTTTAAAAGTCACTTAGgtaaattcatttcattcagaGTGTTTGTGGCACTGTAATTTTATCGCATCTCGAAGTGCTCCTATCAACTATCCAATTTATTCCATTTGATTGTGGAGGTGAAGAAATGAAATTCAGAAATGGTTCGTTGGTTACCAAACCTTGTCAAAATATGTTGTAGAGTAATGACCAAACTATAACCCAGATTCCAAGAAACTTACAAAAATTCCATACTGTTTGCGACATGGGAGAAAAATctagtgaaatataaataaaataaataatttgttactcataagttttaatgtttggatgTTGTTTTTCCGAATAAATTTTTAGACACCTACTTACCATACTTATACGAAGTACCTAATATTCCAGAagataatgttcttatatctatgGGCTGCAATATGTTTACCATGGATtcgtacgaagtacttactaaatccatgttgTTTACTTAGTCCACTTAGTCATTTTCGCACTGGAATGGATGGATGACGCACATTTTTCCATTCATGGATGTAGTACCTAGATACTccgtcggagtacctacttatttcatGCTTCCGCTACCACAATGCAATGCAAAAATAAGCTctatagggagtattactgcgcattaatcccgccagagtacagcactgtatgttaggtacacaaaaccTTTGCCGCTTTGCCGctttttgctatgtcgattaaaacgtttattttagagtactttattaatcctttcattatgtaagcattcgtttgtgaaattatacaacaatgtagcatattcgggtgccgatatattgggaaaaatcgttttccataagataaaaaaacttcgaaaactatgggatacgcctcacgctgtaaaattttcgagccagtaaacggacGAAAAAGCTctgaacacttcacacgtgaagacttattacaatatggacttcatacaggtaagatcttcagtcaaaatcaagtttatatcagtttaagaccacagttgaccaaataatgcagaacataatctaaaatagtgttattattttcaggataaatattaaataaataaacaaatatattaggacaaatcacacaggttgAACTggcaccaaagtaagttcgaaacttgtgttacgggatactaactcaacgatactatattttattacaaatacatatatagataaacatccaagacccgggtcaatcagaaaaagatcattttccatcatgacccgaccggggatcaaacccgggacttcggttcagaggcaagcactttagcactacgccaccgaggtcgtcagtcAAAGGATAGTCCattaaatccttcctttttcctttaaactcacaccacgattgcgtagaaggtatttttggtcgtaaatctgcaacaatattgaaaattggcgctttttgcctccattggcaatgtttgtgtatcttagttgtaccagtagtgtcatctgcgctgagctttgcgtaatatagCCTTATTGAAAAAGTTTGAATGCCTGCCACGAGGAATGAAAGAagcaaagaaaaacaaattaaaatattaacctCGAAAAATGGCTGTATGGGCTTGGATACCTTTGCCTTTCCATatggataaattaaatttaaaaaaaaataacctcaaaaacaTATCGgtatcaaacaaaacaaagcgAGATTATTAGATTCGTTTGGATTTTGTTCATTTCATATGGTTATTTCTTAACCTATTTTATTACGTTATGTTACTAGTACAGTGTATTGTTTAATTAGTCTTAGTaagtatagtatttatttcgcTTTTTCACCGAAATTGATGTGAAGAAGTAAAACGCTTAGATTATAAGAATTCTAAATTCTGGTAAAACGTCGTAGTCAGTGTTTTGTATCAGTTATCAGAATGTTCAACCAGCTGTCGAACACGACGAGCAACCCCAACAACGACCTGGAGGTGGTGTCTCCGCCGGACGACACAGTCTCGGCGCTGGAGTTCTCCCCGGCTTCCGTGCCGCAGACGTTCCTCATCGCAGGCAGCTGGGATTGCCGGGTCAGTGTGTACAAAAACCATATATTTCTCTAAATTCGTTATCTGACTGTTGATTGGACTCCAGATCCAACTCAGAATAATAGAATGTtgagtttttttatgttacgaCTCAATATTTAAgtctaaacaatatttattaaataagcaAATCAGTAATATCACATTACAATTAAAagattattcatattaatttatactgtgTACTTTTACATAGTTATAACCTTTTGTACTTAAAAGCAAAGAGTAAAATGTCTGGATTTTCGTGAAAAACAtggaattttctttttcgtgAAAAACATGGAATTTTCTTAATTACCTAGACACCATTATACTCAaacttaggtatatatattttcctttcatcagcacttgatcacaatcataatatgtttcagtataccttttgaccatgtactttattgtgtacttacattgttatattactgataaaaaattatacataaatttatatttaaaaaatggtaagcccttctggcataatagggaccaacactgtttgaatgagtttcttttggcatttcttctcagcagtggtcgttccgaaatgctagtagtttgtagctttggtaaacatcatttaatttagaatatgacgtgaaaaagtgcctgtgaaggcctaatttctgaataaatgatttgattttgattttgatcaaaaactttaaatattgttatgtacatatattgaagcaatattattattataggatGGGAAAATAAAGTGCGAGAAGCAAATTGACATACCATATATTCTTGAAACTTTTCAGCATTTTCGAGACCCTTTGAGAATCTCTAGATAGATTTAGAACTTTCAATATATTGTCTTCTAGTAAGCTAGAGGCATACACCTCCACCTAAAAATTTTGAACTTGAAGATCATATATTTACGAAGTTATGCAAAAGTAAAGTTTTATGATTACAACATTGATTCACTCACTCATTGATCCATACAATTGAACTAGTACTTCCAAGGCTTAGGGatctgaaatttggtacagggAATGATCCCATCTAGGAACATTGAAGATCTGGTTAGAAACCTTAAGACCCCAGCCAagatattattagtaatatagATATTGGAATATTTCTGACAATTGTTTGAAACAAGTCACTATGATTACACAGGTAGAatttaacctggaataacacttaGGTATtcacttttatcccgaaattcccacaggagcaaagtcccggggtgcagctagttaTGTATAAAATCAATGACAAAGTAGAGTTTATTAAATGTCCTATTGCAGGCACGATGTTGGGAGGTAGAGCAGTCGGGCAAGACAGTGCCAAAGGCAGCACAGGGCATGGACGGGCCCATACTGGATGTTGCTTGGCATGATGTGAGTCTAACAAATTCATTAACACCCCATGCTGGAACAGTGGGTATTATTAgtttagtaggtactttacaTATTTGTGTATGG containing:
- the LOC128679919 gene encoding SOSS complex subunit B homolog, producing MSAPDHVQIKDLKAGMKNINAVFIVLEVGPPTLTKEAREVRTLRVADASACVNLSVWDEPGALLLPGDIVRLTRGYASLWRNALTLYSGKSGDIQKVGEFCMLFNEQVNMSEPQPAPPPSALNAAPPDRSNGAHNASRGHQPPQQQPLSTPQHNTKSDRFGPNSQDNKHTHKTYVRGRGHQRGNNRR